Within the Miscanthus floridulus cultivar M001 chromosome 2, ASM1932011v1, whole genome shotgun sequence genome, the region GGACCAGCGGTCCAGTGCACACCAGTAGCCCgatcggctggggctggctggctgggctggcttgcCAGCCCCCTCACAAGATACTATTTACATGAACTAGCCAGCCATACTTTTCTCTCAcgtaaacgaaccagcaacgatacgaaccagccaaccgaacaggagaCCGCGGTGGCCGAACGTAAACGCGTCCCAAGTCTGAAGACTACGAAGTGCTTGTTCGGCTGGCTGTAAATTCTGTATTAGGACTTATAAACCAGCGAATAAGGGGtgtgtcggtgtttcagaccgggggggtcctcaaccaactagtgaatttgaactgcgtgcccctagtcccggatggtgatgcaaagagacacaaggtttatactggtttaggcaatcggtggccctacgtccagtctgagagatcgatcttgtattccttgcaccaaagtgcttgtagtagggggttacaagctaggtgagagagggagccagtcccaggtctcggtgagGGTGTCATGTGGGCCGTTGaggacgttgctctcaggcggcgggatgtgtgcgtgtgtgtgtgtgttacaaggtgttcctcTTTTTTCCGTCCAGTCTGCGCGTGAGGACCTGCATGgtccccagaaatggccctggctgcCCCCTTTTAAGGAGGGAGCTAGGAATACATGAGAGAGCTACATGTGGAGCCTTTAGAAGGAAGATCTAGtactgtggcctattcctgtagCAGCACAGTGTCAGGAATGGCAATTGGTACTTGATCACTGGTGCGTCGTGCCTGCCATGCCCGAGGCTATTGAAGTCATAGGGGTCCTCGTTGATGTCTAGTCAGCATGGCCTCCACTGTAGGTGACATGCCATGCCTTGTGAATTTTTGACTTGGTGGCGCGCTGAGGCCTAGCAGGTGTTTGTGGCTGACTGCGCAGAGGCCTAGGAGGTGACCTGAGTATGATGCGGGGGCCTCAGTGGTTAGCATCGTACCCGGTTTAGGTGGAAAAGTGCAGGGCATGTGGCTGCAGGGCATGGTAACCCCTGCAccatcagtaagggatggtaaaaaggagacTTGACCGTTGTCCCATCGCTCCTGTTGCTGTACCCTACCGATCGTGGCTGATGTAGTGGGTGCATTCAGGCGCATTAAATGGATGGGACAGCCTGCCAGAGggacggcctcggcgagaggggcCTCGGCGAGACGGCCTCGACGGGGCGAATCGGGGAATCGGCCTCGACGGGGCGAAtcagcctcggcgagagggcttcgtcggggcgaatcggagaatcggcctcggcgagagggcctcggcgcggggcgaatcggcctcgacgagagggcctcggcggggcgaattgaggaatcggcctcggcgagagggcctcagcGAGAcagcctcggcggggcgaatcggggaATCGGCCTcgacgagagggcctcggcgagacgAATcagagaatcggcctcggcgacaGGGCCTCGGCGACAGGGCCTCGACGGggcgaatcggcctcggcgagagggcctcggcgagacaaatcggagaatcggcctcggcgagagggcttCGGCGGGGGCGAATCGGCcttggcgagagggcctcggcgagagggcctcggcgagatggcctcggcggggcgaatcggagaatcggccaagGCCTTGTGGTTATCCTTCGGCTTTGATATTTGTAAGGTCTAAGCAATCTTTTcgattcttgcttagggtacccctttttatggtatccgacagtagccccccgagcctcggggggagtgcgagcactctccttgagggtttgtcgagacttggcttgcagctgctcccgtcgggattgtgttttgttttttgaggttccgatggtgcgcgcgagcacacccgccgggtgtagcccccgaggccctagaggagtggatttactcctctaggggctttttcctATTGAGTGAGGAGTTTATTACGTTTTGCCGGGCCtctgagtgcgagtttgggttgctgggcttcggcaaggttgcaggaagagcccccgagcctctgcacgaagcgagagggcgatcaggagttcccctggctttttgtgcgaccctcggacCTCCCTATCGGTCTCGGACATGATTTACGTCGTGGTAGAGGATGatgagaaggccgaggaggagggtGATGAAGcttggtggaggcggctgaggcccctggcacgtCGCTGACCCGGCTATTCAAAGAGGAGGTGGCTCCTCCTACGCCGTCCATCGACGCTGGCGACCCCGTATTCTGACCTGGGTCAAAGGGGTCATGTAATAGATTAGGACGTACATCATTGTACCATAacatttgtggccgtcgaggcctttcagTACTTGTGTATATATGCATCTTAATCGTTTTCTATTATGTTTCCTAGCCCTTGCTCTCTGCTCCGTTTCTAAACATATCACTTGcgaaaaacttcctcggagcccaaGCTGCCCCTctagcaaaaggtggtgagggagttgccgtagcccaaaGGCGTAGGCAGTCTCGCGGCTTGACCGGCCTTTTGGCCTCGAGGCATACTTTCGGttcttaggttttttacaattgatttgtcagagtGCGCGAGAGAGTTCAGCGTAGGAAATTTTTCGAAAAGACAACTAAAAAACGGTGTCCCCCTATCTCGTTTTTAGACAAGTCCCTTGcaaaaacttccttggagcctaagctgcccctcgggtgaaaggtggtgagggagttgccgtagcccagaggcgtaggctgtctcgcggctcagccggccttttggcctcgaggcaaacttttggtccttaggtttttgcaAGTGATTTGTCAGAGTTCATGACAGAGTTTGGGATTAGGGGGGGAGGTTCCcccctagcccccgagggaggctcggttctgcagaggcagagtcgAGTCTCCCCCCTAGCATTATCGTAACGCCGAACCCGtaccgatgggctcggggggttcctcgaaaatttagaacaattaaagaacgcttctttattgtattttgagGAAAATTGTATGacgcttgggaatttaagggtagaagcgatgtatctgttctatgttccaagtgttggtgaggatttcgcccttcttgtaggctagcttgtaggtcccgtgcTTTAGTACTTGGGCGGGCCACCAACTTCCAAGTCATCGATGAGGTCACTGGCCTTCCTGGGACTTATCCTTGATGTCGTCCACACCGGCCTCGACGGttcacccgatgtgctcgccCAAGACCTGGGTGGTGCACCGCTAGTACATGGCCCCTGCATTTTTGAGactgaatggcatagtcacatagcagtacatgtcgaatgggggtgataaaagaaatcggctcctcaggaggtggcggggcagagcttgatggtaGGACGTCGCTCCGCGCCACCAGCGTCTTTCccctgcccaggcttaagctataTAGGTCCCTAACCAgagactctgtaccaacagccgggcatAGGATGCCGACGGGGCGTCGCTGCATGCCGGCGGCGTTTCGCCCATGTCCAGGCTCAAGCAAGTCAGGTCCCCAACCTGGGACCTTGTACCAACAGCTGGACATGGGGTGCCGGCAGAACGCGGTGCGCCACCATGAGCTCgcgcggtgtcggggtggtcctaCCCGCGTTGCGCCTGGCGATCGTGACGAGAGCGGTGGCTTGGGAGCCGCCcacgcctaggctgctggtgcgtgatgtcgtcgtcggttgatggggctctgggtgggaggagtaccacgTCGTACttgtatcctagagacatgaactctaggctcccaaaccagatcattAGGCCGAGATGTAGTGGTCATATGGGGTTTGCCATTCGGGACTTGTTGGGATGATTAAGCTTACACGCAGtatacccctacctggcgcgccaactgtcggtgtttcggaccggggggtcctcaaccaactagtgaatttaaaCTGCATGCCTCTAGTcccgaatggtgatgcaaagagacataaggtttatactggttcaggcaatcggtgccctacgtccagtctgagagatcgatcttgtattccttgcactgaagtgcttgtagtaggggggttataagctaggtgagagagggagccagtcccaggtctcggcgaggtgtcgtgtgggccatttgagacgttgctctcaggcgactgggatgtgtgtgtgtgtgttacaaggtgttcctcTTTTTTCCATCCAGCTTGCGCGTGAGGGCCTGCATGGTCCCCAGAAATGGCCCTAGCTGCCCCCTTTTATAGCTGTAAGGAGGGAGCCAGGAATACATGAGAGAGCTACACATGGAGCCTTTAGAAGGAAGATCTAGtactgtggcctattcctgtagCAGCACAGTGTCAGGAATGGCAATTGGTACTTGATCACTGGTGCGTCGTGCCTGCCATGCCCGAGGCTATTGAAGTCGTAAGGGTCCTCGTTGACGTCTAGTCAGCATGGCCTCCGCTGTAGGTGACATGCTGTGCCTTGTGAATTTTTGACTTGGTGGTGCGCTGAGGCCTGACAAGTGTTTGTGGCTGACTGCGCAGAGGCCTAGGAGGTGACCTGAGTATGATGCGGGGGCCTCGGTGGTCAGCATCGTACCCGATTTAGGTGGAAAAGTGCAGGGCATGTGGCTACAGGGCTTGGTAACCCCTGcaccgtcagtaagggatggtaaaaaggagacTTGACCGTTATCCCATCGCTCCTGTTGCTGTACCCTGCCGGTCGTGGCTGACGTAGTGGGTGCATTCAGGCGCATTAAATGGATGGGATAGCCTGCCAGAGGGACGGCCTCGACGGGGCGAATCGGGGAATAGGCCTCggtgagagggcctcggcggggcgaatcggcctcggcgagagggcctcggcgcggggcgaatcggcctcggcgagagggcctcggcgcggggcgaatcggcctcggcggggcgaatcggggaatcggcctcggcgagagggcctcggcaagACGGCCTCGGCGAGACGAATcagagaatcggcctcggcgagagggcctcggcggggcgaatcggcctcggcgagagggcctcagcgagacgaatcggagaatcggcctcggcgagagggcttcggcggggcgaatcggccttggcgagagggcctcggcaagagggcctcggcggggcgaatcggagaatcggcctcggcgagacggCCTCGACGGGGCGAATCggggaatcggcctcggcgagagggcctcggcgagacggcctcggcggggcgaatcggagaatcggccgaggccttgTGGTTATCCTTCGGCTTTGATATTTGTAAGGTCTAAGCAatcttttcggttcttgcttagggtacccctttttatggtatccgaggGTATCCgacagggtgtttggttgcctctCCTAAATTTTTGTCGCTGtttcatcgaatatttggacacgtgtatggagtattaaatatagactaattacgaaactaattatatagtttactactaatttacgagacgaatcttttaagcctaattagttcatgatttgataatgttttgctacagtaaatatgtactaataataaattaattagaCTAAAAAAATTATCTTGTAAAATACTAAcagattatataatttattttttcaaCGTTCTTCAGACGTACCTACAAAATTTTAATCACGGCATCCAGACACCCCGTAAGCTGGCTTGTTCGTGGTTCGTCTTCCCCTTCTCGGGCTCCGCGTCGGCGCGTCCCACCACGCGctcctctccttttttttttcttttacaaaCAAAAACTTTTTATTCCCACCTCCGTTGTCTTTCTCTCTCCTGCTCGTTCCTCCCTTTCTCTCGCCCGTACGAAACCCTAGGCTCCGCCGCCCAAAAcctcgccgccgcgccgccgtccgGCGGCGCCCCATGGCCCCAGGCTTCTCCGTCCCTGACGCAGAAGACCTCCCGGCCCGCAGATCCGACGCCTCCGACGTCGCAGGCAACGTCTGGGACCTCGCGACCCTCCCCACGCCccccgccggcggcggccgcgagATATACATCTACCGCAACACGTTCAACCTCGTCCCGCGCTCCATCGGTGGCGGAGCCGGCGCCCTCAGGTCGCTCAAGTTCTTCGGCAACGATGTGGAGGTGCTGCCCGCGGATGCCGGGGGCGAGCTGGACGGGCTCGAGAGCCTCCAGGTCAAGGTGTCCGCGCCCAGGGTCTCAGGGGCGCCGCTCCGTCGGATGCAGGCTCTCAAGGAGCTCGAGCTCTCAATGGTGCCGCCCAGGCCGTCCTCGTGCTCCATACTGGCGGAGGTTGCCGGGCTCAAGTGCCTCACGAAGCTCACCATTTGCCACTTCTCAATAAGGTATGTGCAAAACTACAAATTCAATTCCCTGTGCTTGCCCGCCTgcccctgccccccccccccccccccccccccccccccccccccctttttttttgcGTTTTCAAGCTTAAATGTGGTTGCTTTATTGTGTTCTCAGCTGTTATTTCCTACTAATTATTCAATTCAATTGATCAATTCAGTTCAGTAGCATGACGGTAGGGGAAATGGTGTGCGTGACTAAGCTTGGATGGGTAACCATGATTAGTAATGCCTGTTGGTTAGACTGAATTTCTCTGTGCTAGGTAGCTTCTGATAACCGTGATTTCTTGTAGGTTGACCGAATGTTGTCGTGCATatgtttttttttactttgctTCTGTCATGATTTTAATTCCATTTGTTTACTGTTCAATTCATCACAGTACAAAATTACTGAATTGTGGATAGCTGCTATTCGTATTTCAAATACACTAGAATGCATGTGCATTATTTATTGTGCTTCATTGCTTCAGTGGTGGTGGTGCACCCATTGGCTTTGTGTTGGAGTTTAATTACGTTGCTTTCTGTAGAATAACCATAACTTTCCTTATTGCTGAAAATATAATGGCAGCCATGTTCGGTGTGCAACCTTTAAATTGCGGAATCACTGTTAGGGTCATCAAATGGCTCCATGGATTGGATCCATCTGTGGGATGTGGACATAGGTTCTCTTAGTTTCTGGAGTGTAAATACTGATGTGCTGATGTTTCAGACCAGTTGGGTACAACTTTTAGCCAGGGTGTGTTTGGTGTTCTTTTTTTTGGGGGGCGGGGGCAGGGCAGGGACAGATAGAAATAGAATGGAGCCATCCCCAGGAGAGACTATTCTCCTCAACTGTCATCACTCAAAAACAGAGGTACCAACCCGTTCCCTGTCGACACTGTTCTCCTCCGTTACTGCATCCTTTCTTCCTCCTGCTTCGCGCCGTTCTTCCTCCATGCATGCCATCGGCGGGCCAGCCGTGCGCCACCCCCATGCTCCCCTCCACACGTGCGCACGCACGCACGCCACCACACGTCCCCACCGCTGTGACAACAGCGCAGGGACAGACGCAGCGGGCGAAGCCGCAGTTGCGAGGGAGGGTAGCCTCTGTGGTAGCCACGCCTCCGCGCTGGTGAGGGAGGGCAGCTGGGCCAGGCGGAGCTGCCTCACCAAGCAGGGCAGGCAGCGGTGGGCACATATGCTGATCCGGCCATGGATTTGCTctgttcttttatatatatatgaatgtgcTCTGTTTTGGGAGAGGAAAGGAGGAAGAAAGGGGAAAATGAGTATCACACGTGGGTCCACCTTGACAGTTGCGAACAGATGCAAAACGGCCATCCACCCTATCCTTTTTCGTCCCTCATACCAAACACAAAACATGGTTGAATCCTTCCCCACAACCAAACATGGAGATGAGATCATCCCATCCCAGAAAACTGGGGTGACACCGTTCTGTCCCACCTCATCCCAAAACAAACGCAACCTTACTAATTGAATGCCAGTGATATGTTTTATGAACACATTGATGATTTAGGCCATTTAGGCAGCACCTTTACTAAATGAGCACCAGTGCTATGTGATATGAACACAATGGTAGAATTGCTTTTACTAAACTTTTGATTCTGTGACGCATTATACTTACATGTAGCTTTTCTCATACTTTTTTTTTGTTGGAACCAAGTTTTGTTAAGGTTTTCCCCTTTTTTTCTTTCTATAGTGCCATTTTGTGATATCTTCAGTCAAACTTTGGTCATTTATGAAATTTAGAATGGATACATGAAAATTTTATAGGTAGATTCAATTTGAAATTACTTCCACTGCATTAAAGTTTTAGTAGGTTACAAATCAGTGGACATAGCTGATCTTTGGGGACTGTGATTGTGTCAGAGGTGTGCTGCTTTAATGATTGGAGTAGTTAACTGAATTGCCTTGTTGTATGAGCTACTCTTTTGAGTTTTGACTGATTGTTATCCTTGTCACAAACTCACAATGTACAGGTACCTCCCTCCTGAGATTGGTTCCCTCAGGAAGCTCCAAGAGCTTGACCTCTCTTTCAACAAACTGAAGAACTTGCCTAACTGTATAATTGAGTTGAGTGCGCTGAAGTTCCTCAAAGTGACCAATAATAAGTTGGTGGATGTACCCTCAGGAATCTCCTCATTGAGATGTCTTGAAAGCATTGACTTATCAAACAACAGATTGACTTCTCTTGGTTCGGTTAAACTTATTTCTATGCTTACGCTGCAGTATTTAAACCTTCAGGTATTTTCTCTATCTATTATGCCTCTTCTCATGAGTAAAATTACATGTTTCTTCTTTATTTGCTATATTCGAATTGTTCTAACATCTATTCCACTGTCTATACTAGTGTTTCTGCTATATTTGTTTCATGTGGTTCAATATAACAATATGTATCCATTTAAATGTGTTGAAAATTTAAGGACAGATATGTTAGAGGAGGTATTTAGCCCAAAAATAAAGCATGTGTTGATTTTATGGGGGGGGCAGGAGGGGTCACTTGTTTTGTGCTAACGATGTTATATACTTATTACTCAATTGGTGCTATTTATTTTATATCGTGGATGCTGGGTTTATAAATTTATAAATATCATACATTGACATTTTGTTTTCTGTTTCAAGTTTAATAGGCTCTCCCATTCCTATGTAATTCCTTCATGGATATGCTGTGATATGAGGGGAAACGTTGAAAATGCTTTGAAGGGTTGCAAGCTGAAGTACACAGGTGTAGCAGACATGAGTAGTTTAGCAGAATCTAGTACTTCAAGTCGTGCTTGCGACACTGCCCTTTTATGCTTACAACCAGAAGCTTCCCCAAATTTGAAACACCATGCCCCACAGAAAATGAAGAAGGGCTGGAGGAGACGGGATTGCCTGCAACAACGAGCTCGCCAGGAGCGTTTGGAGTCGAGCAGGAGCAAGCTCAATGAAAAATACATAGATGAAATGGCTGTGACCATGGCTGAAGATGATTGCCCTTCTAGTTTGCAAGATATGGAAAACAAGCTAGGCATCAGAACAATTGACGAAGAAACCTCAGTACAGGACTCGTTGAAAGAAACGAGTTCTATATCTGAAGATGTATCTTCAATAGTCGATGATGATTTGGATGGGCTTACAAAGGATAGTGGCATGATGGTACAGGATCACTATGATGAGGAGAAACCTGGATTCAATATGAGAGGTTACGATGATGACAATTCTTGTATCAGTGGGGAGCCTGCTTGTTTCAGCAGAGGCAGGATCTGCAGCGTTGAAAATGAACTAGATGATACTGCTTCATCTGCCCATGATGTTGGTGAGATTGCTCGTGACAATCCTTCAGTGACATCCAAGTGTGCTTTAAAATCTAAAAGGCACCCTGATATGGACAGCAATCCTAAACCAAGCAAATGCCCTCGACCAATTGATGAACGCTCGAAACTTTCATATAAATACAGTGTGGAATCATTTTGCAGCATAGATGACCATCTACCAGATGGTTTTTATGACGCAGGCAGAGATATGCCCTTCATGTCATTAGAGGAGTATGAAAGGAGTCTTGGGCTGTATGCACGGGAGGTTATTCTCTTGGACAGGTTAGTGCCCGTTCCTATCCATATGGGGCCGTCCACATTCTTTTTCCATGCTGTATGTTCTAATATTCTTTTGTTTTTCTTAGAGAACAAGATGAAGAATTGGATACAATTGCCTCTTCAGCACAATTGCTGCTATCTAGTTTGACAAGGCCAAGCTCTTTTGAAATGGAGGAAGATGCAGGCCATGATTTGATGAGGGCATCAGTGCTCGCTTTGTTTGTTTCTGACTGCTTTGGTGGTTGTGACCGAAGCGCTTCTCTTGGGAGAACACGGAGAGCTATTGTTAGCTTGAGGAAGGAGCAGCCTTTTGTTTGTACTTGTTCTGCTGGGAACTTAGGCGACAATAATGAAGCTTCTAAGCAGACCAATACTCTTTCTGGGCACTTTGATTTTACTGGTCTGTGTAATAGATCAATACATCTCATCAAGGAAAGAAGAAATTCGGGTATTGTACCTATAGGTTCACTGCAATTTGGTGTTTGTAGGCACCGAGCTGTCCTAATGAAGGTAGTAACCCTGTTCCCTGTACCAGCTTCTGTTCTGTATTTGTACTTTGACATTCTGTATTTGCACTTTGAAGTTTGAACACTGTAACCATATGCTTTGCAGTATTTGTGCGACCGGGCGGACCCTCCAATTCCTTGTGAGCTTGTGAGGGGCCATCTTGACTATACACCTCATGCTTGGAACGTTGTTCCTGTTAGAAAAGGGAATGGCTGGGTAAGGATGATTGTTGATGCTTGTTACCCCACCAACATAAAGGAAGAGACAGATCCAGAGTACTTTTGCAGGTGAGCAGCTTGTGATGTTGTATTCCTATACTCTTTGTAAGCAGAAATCATTGTAGCTTCCCTTGTGTTCCATTCTTTTTACCTGTTGTATTTACATGGAGAGCACCTGCAATAAGAACTGCACCATGCTTGCCCCTATCATGGTCAATATTGCGTTAGCACTGCTTCGGCGTATGCTAATATTGTGTCTGGCATAAAGAAGGACCTACAAAATGCCACATCACACATTTCTAAAACTGCTAATTTCCAGTTTTTAGGTTCTGTTTATATCATATTCTGAAAAGAACAGTACTGTAAAACATTGTATTGTATTCACTACCTTTTGTCACATTCTATTTATGAGATGGTCCATGATGCTACCACCAAGTTTCTCCTGTGCAGCTGTTCATCTGCctgtacaattttcatttagaaaATTTATTGCAGCTAAGAAAATATCGTCACTTTGTGGCAGGGACTGAGCCCATTTTTATATTTTCAATTCTTGATTTAGTTATTGCTGGTAGTgtcggatacagtgagaaggggtaccctaagcaagaaccaaaaaacggctgcttagacttcgtaaaagtcaaaaccagctaaacaccgctggcctcggccgattctccgactcgcccgaggccccctcaccgctggcctcgagcgaccccccaccaagggcctcggccgggccgccgactctccgtctcgcgcgaggcgggctcggcagcactccgctgcctcttccttcacccgcccctctgacaaaacgtcgtgtcacattaactcagccaactgctgcccctgacatcggccgcatgctcggcacagtacagcagaatggccgacgggacaggaggcaggactgggcagaggttacccgccactgtgctaaccactaaagcacatggttgacgcccatacctcactgtgctgccaactcctgctccgagaacaacgcagcgtggggagccacgtctgagatactgtggcctcggaatcagcacccaggatcaataattccccccaaggcctcggcagtatgcttcaggggctcggcagcctgaggatccatgtccgccgaaccccccacgatggctcggcctcgccatctgcagagccacagctccctacgacgtcagcgcacgatgaccagcacgtcacccgccatatcctgcatcaagctgtactggagccccacgacgcacaagatcaagtatgaccggcgcgtcacctctgcacgacaaggacgaggccactccatcgaccataccacaacagtggccggctacagggctcggacacgccgcccccatttatagagcaggaggtctcggcatcctgacgccaactccgctccgcgcgaggctccccagggaaggcctcggcaagaaacgccgtctccgccccgcccgaggctctccacggaaggcctcggcgggaagcgcgttctccgtatcacgcgaggcctctcgcgcgaggcctcggcgaggggcctgacctccgtctcacgcgaggcctcattctctgtgtcgctcggggccggcttgtccgtggtccgtcgccccccgcctcggtcgaccctcccgacagcgcgtcacgtctcattaatactttcaaccactcccgcaatctccgccggacagcggctcaacgtcacagaatggccgatgcgacccgaagtcgcatcagcgccgtaccggctgggacagggcacggcgggggttaccggcaactgtgtcccggcactgtgtccacgatcaacaCCTGGGACAGAGCGTGACgggggttaccagccactgtgtcctaacgctgcacccgcgacccgccgcccgctcaaggcctcggcactgtacaccggggcctcggcaatctcggggttcgtgcctgccgagacccccaccgcagtacaagcctcggcaccaaccaggcctcggcctcgcgcacagtctgtccaccagggcttgcacgttcgccgtcaCGTCTgctccgagacattcccggggctcccacgacgcacaggacctgatgggacaaccacgtcgctccagtattccaaggacggatcgctcctacggccacgccgccaccggaacgggccacagggttcggacgtgccacttctattggcacgacgtcgcatagtgatacatgtactaccttcgtcctcccttcaactataaaaggagaggacttgggcctcgtAGGGAAGGAGGAGGGgggagacgaacacaccgatagaacgacacacttctacgctgcttgagaacaacgcctcaagcagcccgcaccaccctcgccgagacctggggctagctccctctctcacctagtttgtaatcccctactacgagcactccgg harbors:
- the LOC136518732 gene encoding uncharacterized protein; amino-acid sequence: MAPGFSVPDAEDLPARRSDASDVAGNVWDLATLPTPPAGGGREIYIYRNTFNLVPRSIGGGAGALRSLKFFGNDVEVLPADAGGELDGLESLQVKVSAPRVSGAPLRRMQALKELELSMVPPRPSSCSILAEVAGLKCLTKLTICHFSIRYLPPEIGSLRKLQELDLSFNKLKNLPNCIIELSALKFLKVTNNKLVDVPSGISSLRCLESIDLSNNRLTSLGSVKLISMLTLQYLNLQFNRLSHSYVIPSWICCDMRGNVENALKGCKLKYTGVADMSSLAESSTSSRACDTALLCLQPEASPNLKHHAPQKMKKGWRRRDCLQQRARQERLESSRSKLNEKYIDEMAVTMAEDDCPSSLQDMENKLGIRTIDEETSVQDSLKETSSISEDVSSIVDDDLDGLTKDSGMMVQDHYDEEKPGFNMRGYDDDNSCISGEPACFSRGRICSVENELDDTASSAHDVGEIARDNPSVTSKCALKSKRHPDMDSNPKPSKCPRPIDERSKLSYKYSVESFCSIDDHLPDGFYDAGRDMPFMSLEEYERSLGLYAREVILLDREQDEELDTIASSAQLLLSSLTRPSSFEMEEDAGHDLMRASVLALFVSDCFGGCDRSASLGRTRRAIVSLRKEQPFVCTCSAGNLGDNNEASKQTNTLSGHFDFTGLCNRSIHLIKERRNSGIVPIGSLQFGVCRHRAVLMKYLCDRADPPIPCELVRGHLDYTPHAWNVVPVRKGNGWVRMIVDACYPTNIKEETDPEYFCRYVPLSRLQIALDDEGYTPRCSFPSVSSCKEIEVTASSSVYHCKIGAVDAAAKIRYLDTRSASNDEVKLFEYKLLGEVRMLGALRKHRSIVDIYGHQLSSKWVQVEGDKEYRILQSIILMEYVNGGSLKGYLTKLLKEGKKCVPIDLAVYIAREVACALLEMHKTLVIHRDIKSENVLIDLDSKRNAGAPIVKLSDFDRSVPLHSLSHKCCISHLGTHPPNVCVGTPCWMAPEIVKAMHEKHHYGLEVDIWSFGCFLLEMLTLRMPYQGLPDSEIYDLILRKKQRPRLTQELAAFWTLDEPATRLNLGITSDAHADKLRHLIDLFYQCTRGHASKRPKAEQIYNSLCSLPTWYDMR